In the Colius striatus isolate bColStr4 chromosome 3, bColStr4.1.hap1, whole genome shotgun sequence genome, aaaagatatataaaccattttctccagctgcagctgcgGTTCCTGGGGCTGCCTGCACCCACTCCCTCAGCGCAGCGTCACCAGCTCTTCGGCAGAAGTGGGGTGAATGGCCACGGTGTTGTCCAGGTCGGCCTTGGTGGCCCCCATTTTGACGGCCACAGCAAAGCCCTGCAGCATTTCATCACAGCCCAGCCCTTGCATGTGCAGTCCCACCACCTTTGGGAGAGAAGCAAGAAGCCAGATGGGACCCAGCACGGGTGAAATCGAGGCTGAACACTGGTCTTGGTGCTGGGGAAGCTGGAACCCTGCCCTAGACCTAGTCTGAGCAGGTCAGACAAGACATGAGGACACCCAACTATGGGTGCGCATCACCCCCCTCCAGCACCCAGCTCTCCCTCTGGGTTCCCTTCCACGCACCTTCTCCTCCTTGCCAGCGCACACCAGCTTCATGACACACTTAACCTTCCTCTGGGTGACGGCGTGGTACAAGGGGGTGAAGGAGGTGCTGTAGATCTTCACGTTCTCCCTCCCGTGTGCGGCCACGGCTTCATCTGCAGCAGAAGACACAGCACGGAGGTTAAGGGGATGCGCTGTGCACGTGAGGCATTTATAAAGATGGAGTCAAAGCCCATTTTGCAAGGCTCAGACTGCTTGCCAGAGACTGTGTCCTTGAGCATCTAACTAGCAGCTCTGAGCCACAGTGTCCCCTCCCTCTTTGCCACCCTGCACCTTGTCTGTCCCCACCTTCGGTAAGGCCCACAGTGCCAATGGGTGGGTGGCTGAAGACGACGGTAGGGATGTTGTGGTAGTCCAGTCGGGAGTCCTGCTTGCCCTCAAAGAGCCTGTGGGCCAGCCTTCTGGCAGCTGCGATGGCCACTGTGGGGAGGGTCAGAGAGCCTGAGCGGTGGCAGGGTACAGCACTGAGGGGTTGTAGGGAAGGGGAGCACGGCCACAGTACCTGGGGTGAGAAGGGCTCTTCCACAGACATCTCCAACAGCGTAGACCCCTCTCCTGGTGGTGTTCTGGTACTCATCCACCACCACGTGGCCCCTGGCATCCACCTGCACACCCTGCCACAGGAAAGGGCAGCCGTCTCAGCATGCACCCCAGGAGGGATGGGACACGCACTGCCCACAAGGGACCTCTGCCAGCTGGAAGGGGCACGGCAGGAACATCATCCAGAGATCCATGGGAGCCTCAGAGACCCCCAGGCATCCTGACACCAGTGCGGAAGGGACGTGCCATCTCACCACTCGGTCCAGACACAGCCCCTCAGTGTTGGGCTCCCGTCCCACGGCCCACAGCAGGCAGTCCACGTCCTGGATCACTCCCTCTGCTGGCTTGTGGCCAGGCACTGAGGAGGTCACCGTCACATCCAGCAGCCCAGAAGGGGACTTGGTGACTCTCTTGACCTGTGTGGAACAATAGAAGCCACAGGGGGAGAAGGTGCTGATGGTTTTTGCCTTGAAACAAGCAATGGCAGCAACAGTGCAGAACCAAGGATGCTGCCAAAGCTGTGGCCTGGTGAGCTGCACCCAAAACAACGGCCTTCACCCAGCCCTGCCTCTCCTGGAGGGATGAGGCAAACCGCAGGGCTGCTCTGCACGTCCGTACCTGTGTGTGCTTCCAGACATCCACCCCGGTGTTCTCCAGCTCCTGGGTGCAGTTTGTGCTGATCATGGAGTCGAAGGTCCTCAGGACCTGAGCAGAGACCCACCAGTCCCACCAGATGAGTATCTGCAGGCAAAGGCACTGCCCGGCAGCCCCCTCCACCTGCATTTCCCTGTTCCCGTGCCCCATATGGGCCCAGAGAGGTTTGGGGTGCTTCTgcccctgtacttggtgctggtgaggccacatctcaaatatcgtgtttggttttgggcccctcactacaagaaagagaCAGAGGTGCTGTAGCATGTCCAAGGACAGGCAATGGAGTTGGGGAaagatctggagaacaagtggagctgaaggacctgggagtgtttagtctggaggagactgacggGAGACATGAACACtttctgcaactccctgacaggaggttggcGTGAGGTAGGGGTTGGTCTCtcctcccaagtaacaagaacaagatgaaatggcctcaagttgcacccaGGGAAGTTTAAATTGGAGATGAGGAtgaactttttcaccgagagggttgTTTGTTagccagtggcacaggctgcccagggaagtggtggagttcccgtccctggagatattgaagagccgtgtagctgaggtgctgagggacatactttagtggtgggcttggcagtgtgaggttagcggctggacttgatgagcttaaaggtcttttccaaccaaaatgattctatgacttcatGGTTAATGATAAAGTTCtctatgtttgtttttcttcttttttttttcatgttatgACTTGACCCAAAGCTCAAGGCCCCAGGCGCAGCGGCACGCACGGCTGCAGCAACGCTGGGGTTGCTCTGAAGCCTCCTGGCAGCACACCCACACTCTTCTCACTCCATCtgcccctcccagtccctccttACACCCATCAGTCTAACACCCCCGTCCTCTGCATCGTCATTTCCACCCTGCAGAGCCTGCACCCACTCAGACTCTCCTTTCCCAGCTCACGGGAGCCGGTgaccaaaaaaccccatcagACTGGGACGCAGCCGTGGGGCGGGAAGCGTGGCAGGGGACAATCAGAGACAGTGCTACCTTGTCCTGGCGGATCAGCAGGGATGTCTTGGAGCCCAGCATGGAAAGGATCCCCGCCATCTCCACTGCAATGTAGCCAGCACCGATGATAATGCTGCGCCTGTGGAGAAGTGACGATGCTGTGTGTGGGCACATGGAGCCGGCGGTGCTGGCTGGTGGGGGGTGAGCCCCGCTTTACCTGGGCAGTTCCTCCAGGTCAAAGAAACCATCGCTGGTCATCCCCAGGCTGGCACCTGCAAAGCAGAGCTCCTTTCACACCCATCACTAGCCCCGCTTCCCACTTCTCCAAACCTGCCGCGCTGTGGCAGacctctctctgggcagcctggggaattTGGTCAGGCTCACCAGGAATTTTGCTGTCGGGGGGCACGGCCGGCCGCCCACCCGTGGCTATAAGGATGTGAGGAGCCGTgtacttttttccctccacttcGATGGTGGGCTCAGGATCAGCAGTGAACTTGCCATAGCCTCGAATGATGTCGATGTTAGCCTAAGGCAAGTAGTAGTTATGTGATTAACCGGAGGAGGTCTAAGAGCCAGCTAACAAAGCCAGGGTTCTGCAGACGAGAGcttccacagtcagagaaggggACACGCATTAAGGCTGGAAAAGCAGACGAAAATCCCTTCCAGCTCGTTTCCCTGCTCGACTCACAGGATAAACACATCCTCACCTTCTTTAAGTTATTCTCATAGATGTCGTTCAGGCGCCTCACGTAAGCGTCGCGCTTCTCTTTAATTGTTCTGCAACAGAGCAGGTGCTTATTGTCACCTCAGCAAAAGCCATTCAATACGGGGCACCCATGCCACAAAATAAAAAGGCCCTGAGCTACCCAGCAGGCTGAAGCCTTCCCCGATGACATGAGGTTTTTGTGCCTGCCTTCCCTGCAACAAGTCTTTTTCCAGAGCCCCTTCCCACAGCTGGTTTGCCATCCCTCCTTTCCAAAACACAGCGGGAATCCTGACCTCAGATCCAGCTCAGCATCCGTCCACAGGAAGCCTCAAAGCAGACAGGGAACCCTTCAGGCTGGCCAACAAGCCCCTGGGCTACGGTGCTGCCCTGTCGTTGCTCCCTGTGGGACACGTGCCCAGAGACTTGTTTCCAACCATCTCTTTCCATACTTACCTCCAGTTGAACCTGACATCGGGCGCTTCAAAGCCGTAGTCGGCGTGATCATGGACAAACTCTGCGTGAACAGCCGCGTTCCACATCACCTGCCCGCACAAACTGCAACTTGGCTCGGGAAGAATGCTTGGATTTCAGGAAAAATCCTGCCACACTTCCCAAGGCCTCATCTCTGCCTGGAGCAGCCCACAGGACACAGGGCTGAATGCTTCACGGCATCACGATGGCTCAATTTGCTCCAAGCCCGTTTCCTCCCCACTCCCTGTGCCAGCACCTCCCTGCAATTTGTCAAGCATCCACGCCAGACCCAACCCAACGGCGCCgaggtgctgcaggagctggcagcaaaAGCACCCTTACCTTCTTGGGCACGCACCCAACATTGACCTAGGGGGAAATAAGAGCAAGTCTCAGAGTTCAAGCTGAGGTTTTCAAAGACGAGGCTCTGGAGAGTACTTGATGTCAGGCTGGTACCAAAACCCAGGAAAATAAAGGCaggattctgtgtttctggCACCAGAGAGCTGTAACAGCCTTTGGTGCCTCAAGGTCCTGCAGTTCAcccattttctttcacttcctcGAAGGAGAATATGGAAGGTGCACACTCCTCACATGCAAGGGTTTCTTTCCATGCACATTTAAAAAGAGGTTTCCTAGAAGGACGTTTGCCATCTCTTTCCTGCACTTCTAGTCCTGATACAGCAACTCTTCCAGAGGAATGTGCTTAAAAGATAAAACTAGAGCCACTCCTGCCTTGTTGCAGGAACaagtttggttttctgtttacTGGCTCTCTATGCCCACTCGCTCTACTTCCCAGCCTTTCAGCAGCAACCCAGTTTGTTACAGACCCAGGACTCAGCCTCATCCCTTTACCCACGCGATAACGGCCAGAAAGAACCAGCATCCCCCTGCACGGGAGAGAGGAACCAGCCCCGTCCCCTGTCCACTCAGCATGACAAGGCAGGTCCTTGCGCAAGCGGGATGGTGGCTCCTACCCTCCGGCTTCCCGCACCGGCCCCTGCGGGGTAACCGATCCAGCCCCAGGGGAACCGGGACCAGCCCCGGGGAGAATGGGGAAGAGTCGCCGAGGGGGCCGCGGCCTCGCAAGCCCCGTGTCCAttcccccgccgccgccacgGGAGCTGCCCTCCCCACGCGCGGCTGTCCCCGGGACTCACGCAGGTACCCCCGAAGCGTTGCGGTTCCACCAGCGCGACGCGAGCGCCCAGCTCGGCTGCCCGTCGGGCCCCCGCCAGCCCCCCCGACCCGCcgcccagcaccagcagctcgTAAGCGGCCGCCGCCATAGCTGCGGGACTCGACTCGGCACGGCTCGGGgccgccgctccgccccgccTCGCCCCGCTCCGCCTCCGGGCCCGCCCCGTCCCCCTCCGCCCCCCCCGCGCAGCACAACACCACGGGCTGGGGGCTGACAATGGCAAGTTTATTGGTTCAGGTACAGCGAGAAGGATTGCAAGCACTTCCAGGACAAAtatacagaggagaaaaaaaacctaaagaaaacgaaaaaaaaaaaaacccaacaaaaaaaaatgcaaacaaagaaGGCAGGATCAACATGGAGGGGGACACTGAGCTGAAAAGGGAAGGCTTTTATCCCTGGTATGACAACGTACTCCCAAGCAGGAATCACTTCCTTTCTCCAGTTAAGTTGATGGGTCTCTCAATAAAACGAAGAGCGGTAGGGGAAGGACTTAGTGTGTGCATTTCCC is a window encoding:
- the GSR gene encoding glutathione reductase, mitochondrial, producing the protein MAAAAYELLVLGGGSGGLAGARRAAELGARVALVEPQRFGGTCVNVGCVPKKVMWNAAVHAEFVHDHADYGFEAPDVRFNWRTIKEKRDAYVRRLNDIYENNLKKANIDIIRGYGKFTADPEPTIEVEGKKYTAPHILIATGGRPAVPPDSKIPGASLGMTSDGFFDLEELPRRSIIIGAGYIAVEMAGILSMLGSKTSLLIRQDKVLRTFDSMISTNCTQELENTGVDVWKHTQVKRVTKSPSGLLDVTVTSSVPGHKPAEGVIQDVDCLLWAVGREPNTEGLCLDRVGVQVDARGHVVVDEYQNTTRRGVYAVGDVCGRALLTPVAIAAARRLAHRLFEGKQDSRLDYHNIPTVVFSHPPIGTVGLTEDEAVAAHGRENVKIYSTSFTPLYHAVTQRKVKCVMKLVCAGKEEKVVGLHMQGLGCDEMLQGFAVAVKMGATKADLDNTVAIHPTSAEELVTLR